The Sulfurimonas sp. genome includes the window AAATAATAATCAATATCAATTATATTAAAAGAATGTTTATTTTCTACTTAAAATATTGAAAATCACTATCAAAATATGCTATTAAGTCAAAGATACAAAAAATTCTTGTTCTGTATGAAAAGAATCATAGTCAAATACAATAAAAGGATATTGTTTTTTATTTACTTCTAGGTCTATATACAATTCATAATATTCACCTCTAAAAATAGCGTGATTTAATTTGGCTTTATACATACCTTTTTGTTTACTTAAAGATATTTGATTTAATCTATAACACTCTTCATCAATAAAATTTGCAATACCAAAAAATGAGGCTAGTGCTTTTGACTTAGGTTGATAGTAAATGTTTTGAGGTGTGTCATACTGGATAATCTCACCATTTTGGATAAATGCAATTTTATCACTTATAGCCATAGCCTCTTTGGGGTCATGTGTAACAAATATAGCAGTCTTAGCACTCTTTTTAATAAGTGCCAATAACTCCTTTTCTATTTGTGCTTTTAAGAGTGTGTCAACACTGGAAAAAGGTTCATCTAAAAGAATAATATCAGGGTCAGTTGCCAACACCCTTGCTAAACTAACTCGTTGTTGTTCTCCTCCACTTAACTCATGAGGATACTTCTTTTCATATCCTTTTAAGTCAATCATCTCTAGGAGTTCTTTAACTAATGACTTCTTTTCTTTTCTCTTTTTATCTTTAACGCCAAACAAAAGGTTTTTCTCTACATTTAAGTGAGGAAAAAGAGCATAGTTTTGAAAAACAAAACCAATATTGCGATCTTCTGGTTGGGTATTTGTCTTTTTGTCAAAAATAGTCTCACCATTAATATGCAACGAACCACTCTTTGCACTCTCAAAACCTGCTATAACATTAAGCAGAGTCGATTTTCCACTTCCACTTTTTCCAAGTATGGAAATAATCTGACCTTGTTCAATCTCTAAGTTAATATCTTTGAGTACAGGTTTATCAAAACTCTTATTTAACTGTTTTAACTCTAAAATCATTTCTCGGCCTTTAATATTATAATACTTAAGGGAATAATTGAAATCACTATAATACTTAGGGCGTATATAGATGCTTCTTGTAACATTTGTGCATTAGCTAGGGTATATGTCTTAGTTGCCAATGTTTCGTAGTTAAATGGGCGTAAAACTAAAGTTATAGGCAATTCTTTTATGGCAGAGATAAAGACCAATATAAAACCAAACAGAAGAGCATTTCTCATTAAAGGAAGTTCAACCTTAAACATGGTTTTAAAATAGTTGTAGCCTAGTGATCTAGACGCATTGTTTAGGTTAATACTTACTCTTTCTAAGTTTGACTCAACACTATATATACCTATGGCAGTAAAACGAACTATGTAACCAAATATAAGAGCGAACAGTGAACCGCTTAAGAATAAAGTAGTTGTAAAATAGTGCTCTATTAACCATTTGTCAATATCTGCAAATAGTATAATAATACCTATAACAATAACAGCACCTGGCATAGTAAAGCCGAGTGAGATGATTTTGCTAAGGTACTTATTTATAGTGATTGGGTAAATACGAGCTGTATAACTAATAAAAAAAGCTAATACCATAATGATAAAAGCACTTAAACCTGAAGAAAAGAAACTGTTTGAAAGAATATTTAAAAACTTTTCATCTAACATGTTAGAAGCATATTCAAATGAATAGACCCCAATCCAAATAAGAGGAATAATAAAGCCAAAAATAACAGGCATAGAGATAAAAAAGTAGGTTAAGTAGAGTTTGTAACCTTTTAAAGTTAGCTTTTTAACTTTTGTATTTGAGTTTTCTATTTTATATTTGGCTTTACCTCTACTATATTTTTCTATGCTTAAAACAGTTAAAACCATTATCATCGCAATTACAGCCATATATGCAGCACTCCCCGAGTCATGTAAGCCAAACCATGTATTAAATATAGCTACTGTTAGGGTCTTGATATTATAGTACTCAGTTACACCATACTCACTAATAGTCTCCATGACAACTAGTGCGAGAGAACCAATAATAGCAGGACGAGACAGAGGAAGAATAATTTTAAAAAATAATTTTTTTCGAGAACTGCCTAAGCTCAGGGCAGGGTTTAGCAGAGCACTTTTACTTTTTTCAAATGAAGCTTTTACAATTAAATAAACATAAGGGTAGAGTGCTAAACTCATAAAAATAATGACAGAGTAAATATTTAAAACATTAAAATACTCTTTTATTCCAATAGAGCGTAAAAAAAGATGAAAATAATTAAAGTAGCCAAATATATCAGAATAAATATAACCCATGATATAGGTAGGAATCATAAAAGGTAAAGCTAAAGCAAATACAAAAAAACTAACAAACTTAAAATGATAAAATGTAGTTATATATGCAGTTCCTACCCCTAAAATAAGTGTTAAAAAGCCCACACTAAAAACCAGTATCAAAGTATCGGTTATATACCCTAGCAGCACTGTTTCTTTTAGATGCTGCATAGTATTTGTTTCACTGCCAAAAGAGTGATTTATTACAAATATAATAGGTAGCAGAATAATAAAAGTTAAGATATAACTAAAAGATGACCAACGATTAATCAAGTTACTGCCACCCAACCTCATTAAATATTTTTACTGCCTTAGCATTGTTCTGACCGAGTTTATAAAGCTCAATATCATCTTCTTTAAAACTACCCCATGATTGTAATAGTTTTGAAGGGCTTACATTTTTATTAACAGGATACTCATAGTTAAGTGATGAAAAGACTTTTTGCGACTCCTCTGAACATAAAAATTCTATAAACTTTATAGCATTATCTCTATTTTTTGCATATTTTGTCACACCAATACCGGAGATGTTTATATGTGCACCTCTCTCATTCTCACCTTGATTTGGAAAAAATATTCCTATGTTTTTGGCAACTTCTCTATCGCTAAACTTATCAGAATTAAGCAAGTTACCAACATAGTAGGTATTTACAATAGCGATGTCAGCTATTCCAGCAGCTAAAGCTCTCATTTGGTCACGATCACTACCAGTTGGTTTTCTAGCAAAGTTTTCCTTTATACCTTTTGCCCAAGCCTTAGCCTCTTTTTCACCTTTGTGAGCGATGATAGATGCTAGTAAAGACTGGTTGTAAATATTAGTAGAGCTTCGTGTTAAAATAGAACCCTTGTACTCTTTACTGGATAAGGCTTCATAAGTTGATAATGACTTAGGATCAACAGTGTTTACATTGTACACAATAACTCTCGCACGCTTAGTCACACCAAACCAATAGCCTTCCTTATCTCTCAAATTAGAAGGTATAACTTCTTCTAAAAATTTCGACTTTATGGGTTGAAGCAGACCTTTTTCTTTAGCATAGTAAAGTCTACCAACATCTACTGTTAACAAAAGATCAGCGGGAGAGTATTTTCCCTCTTCTTCTAACCTTTTCATTATTTGATCAGCGTTGGCTTTAACTACATTAACTTTAATACCAGTTTTCTCTGTAAACTTTTTAAATAAAATTTCATCAGACGGATAGTGTCTATGTGAGTAAATATTTACTTCATTTGCATTTAATGAAATAACTAATACAACTATACTTAAAATTATTTTTACCATTTTTTTTCCTTTTAATTATGTTTTTATCTCAAGAGCAATAAATCTGTTACGCTTTTAAATTTATTTTGAGTACTTACTCCAAGTTTCATATATTTAATATTTTCAGAGTGTTTTATAGTTGAAAACAACAAGTCCCAAATACCTAAAACACCACCAAAATTATAATGACAGAATTTTACTGAATGGTGTATTTGATGTTGAAATGGTGAAAGGAATATTTTTTCAATCCATTTGAAATATTTCAACTTAATATGTGAATGTCTTAGATTTGAGCCTAAAATATTAAATACAAATACAAAAATATTAACACCTAACACATCAATAATATTTAATTGCTCACTAAAAAAGAAAATAAATATACCAACTACTATACCGATGGATAGGCTAAAACCAAATCCAAATAAAATATTTTCTATTGGGTGAACTCTATAAAATGTTATAGGCGTTAAAACCTTTGCACTATGATGTACTTTGTGAAACTCCCATAACAATGGAACTGTATGTAAAAAACGGTGTATCCAATAGAGTGTAAAGTCTCTCACTATAAATAAACTTACTGTAAAAAGAAGTATAATTTCGGGATAGATTAATCCTTCGTATGAAGAAAATACAAAATAATCATTCAACAGTGCTTGTGTAAATAAAGCAACATTATTTATACCGACTATCAATAGAGGAAGAACCAACC containing:
- a CDS encoding Fe(3+) ABC transporter substrate-binding protein; the encoded protein is MVKIILSIVVLVISLNANEVNIYSHRHYPSDEILFKKFTEKTGIKVNVVKANADQIMKRLEEEGKYSPADLLLTVDVGRLYYAKEKGLLQPIKSKFLEEVIPSNLRDKEGYWFGVTKRARVIVYNVNTVDPKSLSTYEALSSKEYKGSILTRSSTNIYNQSLLASIIAHKGEKEAKAWAKGIKENFARKPTGSDRDQMRALAAGIADIAIVNTYYVGNLLNSDKFSDREVAKNIGIFFPNQGENERGAHINISGIGVTKYAKNRDNAIKFIEFLCSEESQKVFSSLNYEYPVNKNVSPSKLLQSWGSFKEDDIELYKLGQNNAKAVKIFNEVGWQ
- a CDS encoding sterol desaturase family protein, with amino-acid sequence MSDLYFLEYFINPNHRIYWIYILTTLFIASVYLILNPKEKKINLSKKLWLHPSATLDYKFFAVSFFIKVWLVLPLLIVGINNVALFTQALLNDYFVFSSYEGLIYPEIILLFTVSLFIVRDFTLYWIHRFLHTVPLLWEFHKVHHSAKVLTPITFYRVHPIENILFGFGFSLSIGIVVGIFIFFFSEQLNIIDVLGVNIFVFVFNILGSNLRHSHIKLKYFKWIEKIFLSPFQHQIHHSVKFCHYNFGGVLGIWDLLFSTIKHSENIKYMKLGVSTQNKFKSVTDLLLLR
- a CDS encoding iron ABC transporter permease → MINRWSSFSYILTFIILLPIIFVINHSFGSETNTMQHLKETVLLGYITDTLILVFSVGFLTLILGVGTAYITTFYHFKFVSFFVFALALPFMIPTYIMGYIYSDIFGYFNYFHLFLRSIGIKEYFNVLNIYSVIIFMSLALYPYVYLIVKASFEKSKSALLNPALSLGSSRKKLFFKIILPLSRPAIIGSLALVVMETISEYGVTEYYNIKTLTVAIFNTWFGLHDSGSAAYMAVIAMIMVLTVLSIEKYSRGKAKYKIENSNTKVKKLTLKGYKLYLTYFFISMPVIFGFIIPLIWIGVYSFEYASNMLDEKFLNILSNSFFSSGLSAFIIMVLAFFISYTARIYPITINKYLSKIISLGFTMPGAVIVIGIIILFADIDKWLIEHYFTTTLFLSGSLFALIFGYIVRFTAIGIYSVESNLERVSINLNNASRSLGYNYFKTMFKVELPLMRNALLFGFILVFISAIKELPITLVLRPFNYETLATKTYTLANAQMLQEASIYALSIIVISIIPLSIIILKAEK
- a CDS encoding ABC transporter ATP-binding protein → MILELKQLNKSFDKPVLKDINLEIEQGQIISILGKSGSGKSTLLNVIAGFESAKSGSLHINGETIFDKKTNTQPEDRNIGFVFQNYALFPHLNVEKNLLFGVKDKKRKEKKSLVKELLEMIDLKGYEKKYPHELSGGEQQRVSLARVLATDPDIILLDEPFSSVDTLLKAQIEKELLALIKKSAKTAIFVTHDPKEAMAISDKIAFIQNGEIIQYDTPQNIYYQPKSKALASFFGIANFIDEECYRLNQISLSKQKGMYKAKLNHAIFRGEYYELYIDLEVNKKQYPFIVFDYDSFHTEQEFFVSLT